From the Halalkalicoccus sp. CGA53 genome, one window contains:
- a CDS encoding malate dehydrogenase, with protein MHVAVIGGGGTIGSTVAYDLVTGQHAVDVTLIDTDEDAAYGHATDIRHATRHVSHPTGRASRGRYGTIEHEPPGPDALSGADCIVVTASAPRVSGGAERGGRMTFLDRNLGMAEEVGGWLREVEPRALLCVTNPVDRITHRLWAESGWPREHVLGYSLSETARMADWIADHEGASPSDVSCPMLGEHGEHLVPAFSRATVEGRPLALTEDECRAALDFVRDAPYDVIAHRGPGDSSRWVTGRGVAGIVEALSSNDVDDPVCLSVPLDGEYGAEDVCLSVPLTLSPEGWSEIHEWELSDWERERMTAAAKAVRSSLER; from the coding sequence ATGCACGTCGCCGTCATCGGCGGAGGAGGAACGATCGGGTCGACCGTCGCCTACGACCTCGTCACCGGACAGCACGCGGTCGACGTCACCCTGATCGACACGGACGAGGACGCCGCCTACGGCCACGCGACCGACATCCGCCACGCGACCCGGCACGTCTCGCACCCGACCGGCAGAGCGTCGAGGGGTCGCTACGGAACGATCGAACACGAACCGCCGGGTCCCGACGCGCTCTCCGGAGCGGACTGCATCGTCGTGACCGCGAGCGCACCGCGCGTGAGCGGCGGGGCCGAGCGCGGTGGCCGGATGACGTTCCTCGATCGGAACCTCGGGATGGCCGAGGAGGTAGGCGGCTGGCTCCGGGAGGTCGAACCGAGAGCGCTGCTCTGCGTGACGAACCCGGTCGATCGGATCACACACCGCCTCTGGGCGGAGAGCGGGTGGCCCCGCGAGCACGTCCTCGGCTACTCGCTCTCGGAGACCGCGCGGATGGCCGACTGGATCGCCGATCACGAGGGTGCCTCGCCGTCGGACGTCTCCTGTCCGATGCTCGGCGAGCACGGCGAACACCTCGTCCCCGCGTTCTCCCGCGCGACCGTCGAGGGTCGGCCGCTCGCGCTGACCGAAGACGAGTGCCGGGCGGCCCTCGACTTCGTCAGGGACGCGCCGTACGACGTGATCGCACACCGCGGTCCCGGGGACTCCTCGCGATGGGTGACCGGTCGCGGGGTCGCCGGCATCGTTGAGGCGCTCTCCTCGAACGACGTCGACGACCCAGTATGTCTCTCGGTCCCGCTCGACGGTGAGTACGGGGCGGAGGACGTCTGCCTCTCCGTCCCACTCACCCTCTCTCCGGAGGGGTGGAGCGAGATCCACGAGTGGGAACTCTCCGACTGGGAGCGCGAGCGGATGACTGCGGCCGCGAAAGCGGTGCGATCCTCGCTGGAGCGATAA
- a CDS encoding aldehyde ferredoxin oxidoreductase family protein, with the protein MTDDLPPAYGGEILHVHLDTGKTEREPIEPDDARRLLGGNGFAAKLVHDHVPSDAGPFDVENILAFAVGPMTATPFQSTSRGVVGFVSPMTNGFFDSTFGGSFPQAQKTTGFDVVALHGRTEELSYVVVDEEGARIEEAEGFAGEETYATCEGVREAEGVGHSTHVIAAGPAGENLVRYACLLHQGRDREGVAGRGGAGAVMGSKNVKALAVREGSFEPEVASESEFRELTTGQMGRLMDETQMLQTHGTAGLVNPINEMGKLGTRNNQSEQADEADAEAVSGETLKEEYVTEDTTCAACAVRCGKHVSVEAEGITRAKIPEFESLFATTTMQEVYDIERVMKANDLCDRLGMDTISWGVTVAFARECHEKGLLTDDSPHLEFGDADGLVELARETAHREGIGDALAEGSSRLSEELGEESEAFVHGRMGLEFAAHSPRGLKGMSIGYATSNRGGSHHDTRPTRQYRGEYDEGTEGTAEFAARSQHFTALGDSLTQCRFVSEGGWGVHVNENYRDAVNLALGWELSVDELEEIGERVYTLERLINVERGVAGRETDTLPQRVTHEPIPDGPSEGMYCPPEELAAMREEYYAFRGWDEEGRPTQETLSRLDLPTA; encoded by the coding sequence ATGACGGACGACCTCCCACCGGCGTACGGCGGCGAGATCCTGCACGTCCACCTGGACACCGGAAAGACGGAGCGCGAACCGATCGAACCGGACGACGCGCGACGCCTCCTCGGGGGAAACGGCTTCGCGGCGAAGCTTGTCCACGACCACGTCCCCTCCGACGCGGGGCCGTTCGACGTCGAGAACATCCTCGCGTTCGCCGTCGGGCCGATGACCGCCACGCCGTTCCAGTCGACCAGCCGCGGCGTCGTCGGCTTCGTGAGCCCGATGACGAACGGCTTCTTCGACAGCACCTTCGGCGGGAGCTTCCCCCAGGCGCAGAAGACGACCGGCTTCGACGTCGTCGCGCTCCACGGACGTACCGAGGAGCTCTCGTACGTCGTCGTCGACGAGGAGGGCGCCCGGATCGAGGAGGCCGAGGGATTCGCGGGCGAGGAGACGTACGCGACCTGCGAGGGGGTTCGCGAGGCGGAGGGCGTCGGCCACTCGACGCACGTGATCGCCGCCGGGCCAGCAGGTGAAAACCTCGTCCGGTACGCCTGTCTGTTACACCAGGGTCGGGACAGGGAGGGCGTGGCGGGCCGCGGCGGTGCGGGTGCGGTGATGGGATCGAAGAACGTGAAGGCGCTCGCGGTTCGAGAGGGCTCGTTCGAGCCGGAGGTCGCCTCGGAGAGCGAGTTCCGAGAGCTCACGACCGGACAGATGGGGCGGCTGATGGACGAGACGCAGATGCTCCAGACCCACGGGACCGCCGGGCTGGTGAACCCGATCAACGAGATGGGGAAGCTCGGTACGAGAAACAACCAGTCCGAACAGGCCGACGAGGCCGACGCCGAGGCGGTCTCCGGCGAGACGCTCAAAGAGGAGTACGTCACCGAGGACACCACCTGTGCGGCGTGTGCGGTCCGGTGTGGCAAGCACGTGAGCGTCGAGGCGGAAGGGATCACGCGGGCGAAGATCCCGGAGTTCGAGAGCCTCTTCGCGACGACGACGATGCAGGAGGTCTACGACATCGAACGGGTGATGAAGGCGAACGACCTCTGCGATCGGCTCGGGATGGACACGATCAGTTGGGGGGTCACGGTCGCCTTCGCCCGCGAGTGTCACGAGAAGGGGCTGCTCACCGACGACTCGCCGCACCTGGAGTTCGGGGACGCCGACGGGCTCGTCGAGTTAGCGAGGGAGACGGCCCACCGAGAGGGGATCGGCGACGCGCTCGCGGAGGGCTCGTCCCGACTCTCCGAGGAACTGGGAGAGGAGAGCGAGGCGTTCGTCCACGGCCGGATGGGCCTCGAGTTCGCCGCTCACTCTCCTAGAGGTCTCAAGGGGATGAGCATCGGCTACGCCACCTCGAACCGCGGCGGCTCGCACCACGACACGCGCCCCACCAGACAGTACCGCGGCGAGTACGACGAAGGTACAGAAGGTACCGCGGAGTTCGCCGCCCGGTCGCAGCACTTCACGGCGCTCGGTGACTCGCTCACGCAGTGTCGGTTCGTCAGCGAGGGTGGGTGGGGCGTCCACGTCAACGAGAACTATCGCGACGCGGTGAACCTCGCGCTCGGGTGGGAGCTCTCGGTCGACGAACTAGAGGAGATCGGCGAGCGGGTCTACACGCTCGAACGGCTGATCAACGTCGAACGCGGGGTCGCCGGTCGCGAGACCGACACGCTCCCCCAGCGTGTCACCCACGAACCGATCCCGGACGGCCCGAGCGAGGGGATGTACTGCCCACCGGAGGAACTGGCGGCGATGCGCGAGGAGTACTACGCGTTTCGCGGGTGGGACGAGGAGGGGAGACCGACCCAGGAGACGCTCTCGCGACTCGATCTGCCGACGGCCTGA
- a CDS encoding Gfo/Idh/MocA family protein, translating to MRIGIAGAGFMAETHLAGYAEMDVEVVGVAAPSDPRRFVEGHGLDANPYTDVASMCATEEIDALDVCTPTHTHVDAVRCAGDANAAVFVEKPIANTLDGAREIADVVERADLAFMAGHVLRFFPEYATAAELDIGTPGVARARRLSPFPEWGSEDWFADRKKSGGIFVDLAIHDLDYLRWCWGEVERVFARRHREPRAEHGFVTLRFEEGAVGYVEASWAQPESRAFTSELELAGDAGLVEFSTDGDSPYRQWTEAGELVESPHAKGGYRRELEHFVSCVESGTDPAVGVQDATEALRLALAAERSADRNRPVTVSEVVA from the coding sequence ATGCGAATCGGGATAGCCGGAGCCGGGTTCATGGCCGAGACACATCTCGCGGGGTACGCCGAGATGGACGTGGAGGTAGTCGGCGTCGCCGCGCCGAGCGATCCGAGACGGTTCGTCGAAGGACACGGCCTCGACGCGAACCCCTACACGGACGTCGCGAGTATGTGTGCGACCGAGGAGATCGACGCGCTCGACGTTTGTACGCCGACGCACACACACGTCGACGCCGTCCGGTGTGCTGGTGATGCTAACGCCGCGGTGTTCGTCGAGAAGCCGATCGCAAACACCCTCGACGGGGCGCGTGAGATCGCTGACGTGGTCGAACGAGCAGACCTAGCGTTCATGGCCGGGCACGTGCTCCGGTTTTTCCCGGAGTACGCGACGGCGGCCGAACTCGACATCGGCACCCCCGGAGTCGCGCGGGCTCGGCGGCTCTCTCCGTTTCCCGAGTGGGGTTCGGAGGACTGGTTCGCGGACCGGAAGAAAAGCGGCGGGATCTTCGTCGACCTCGCCATTCATGACCTGGACTACCTCCGGTGGTGTTGGGGGGAGGTCGAACGGGTCTTCGCTCGCCGCCACCGCGAACCACGCGCGGAGCACGGCTTCGTCACGCTCCGCTTCGAGGAGGGGGCCGTCGGGTACGTGGAAGCCTCCTGGGCACAGCCTGAGTCTCGCGCGTTCACGAGCGAACTCGAACTCGCGGGTGATGCGGGGCTGGTCGAGTTCTCGACCGACGGCGACTCCCCCTATCGACAGTGGACCGAAGCAGGCGAGCTGGTCGAGAGCCCGCACGCGAAGGGGGGCTACCGACGCGAACTGGAACACTTCGTCTCGTGTGTCGAATCGGGAACCGACCCCGCGGTCGGGGTACAAGACGCGACCGAAGCGCTCCGACTGGCGCTCGCCGCCGAGCGATCGGCCGATCGAAACCGACCAGTCACCGTATCGGAGGTGGTCGCGTGA
- a CDS encoding Gfo/Idh/MocA family protein: MSLEVGILSAAHVHTDAYAAELSGRGDLSFVGVTDEDEKRGSACADRHGIEYVADPDELLDRIDAGVICAPNADHRAWIDRACAAGVHVLCEKPLAPTLEEASSIVDVWRESGVHVGVAMPLRFSEAAKRAKRALEDGEIGPIGAISGTNRGKMPGGWFVDPEQSGGGAVMDHTVHIVDLVEHLTDRSVAEVYAEIDTRFHEIPVEDVNVLSMSLSDGTPFLLDGSWSKPESWHTWGDATVEFVGSEGALAVDTTDQSVVHTVASGSQAGVHTVSHATDTSADLIADFVASVREDRDPMTTPEDGLRAVAVVEAAYESAERDEPVAVEL, from the coding sequence GTGAGTCTCGAGGTCGGAATCCTCTCGGCGGCCCACGTCCACACCGACGCGTACGCGGCGGAGCTCTCCGGGCGAGGCGACCTCTCGTTCGTCGGCGTCACCGACGAGGACGAAAAGCGAGGGAGCGCCTGTGCCGATCGACACGGAATCGAGTACGTGGCCGATCCGGACGAGTTGCTCGATCGAATCGACGCGGGCGTGATCTGTGCGCCGAACGCGGACCACCGGGCGTGGATCGATCGTGCCTGCGCGGCGGGTGTCCACGTCCTCTGCGAGAAGCCGCTCGCACCGACGCTCGAGGAGGCGAGTTCGATCGTCGACGTCTGGCGCGAGTCGGGGGTCCACGTGGGCGTGGCGATGCCGTTGCGCTTCAGCGAGGCCGCAAAGCGTGCGAAACGCGCGCTCGAGGACGGAGAGATCGGCCCGATCGGAGCGATCTCTGGGACGAACCGCGGGAAGATGCCCGGCGGCTGGTTCGTCGACCCGGAGCAGTCGGGCGGCGGCGCGGTGATGGACCACACCGTTCACATCGTCGACCTAGTCGAGCACCTCACCGACCGGTCGGTCGCGGAGGTGTACGCCGAGATCGACACGCGATTCCACGAGATCCCCGTGGAAGACGTGAACGTACTCTCGATGAGTCTCTCGGACGGCACACCCTTCCTGCTGGACGGTTCCTGGAGCAAGCCCGAGAGCTGGCACACCTGGGGCGATGCGACCGTCGAGTTCGTCGGCTCGGAGGGGGCGCTCGCGGTCGATACGACCGATCAGTCGGTCGTCCACACCGTTGCTTCGGGCTCTCAGGCTGGCGTCCACACCGTCTCGCACGCGACGGATACGTCGGCAGACCTGATTGCGGATTTCGTCGCGAGCGTTCGAGAGGACCGCGATCCGATGACCACACCGGAAGACGGACTACGGGCGGTCGCGGTCGTCGAGGCGGCTTACGAATCGGCAGAGAGGGATGAGCCCGTTGCCGTCGAGCTCTAA
- a CDS encoding PIG-L deacetylase family protein — protein MSLSLLVIGAHPDDPDIKAGGLACAGAAAGHDVLFVSMTDGRGGHHEDHGEGLVRRRREEAAAAAATAGISYRVLDTPDGRLRPTLDRREELVRLIRETDPDVVFTHRTNDYHPDHRYTSQLVRDAAYTVTVPNVCPETPILETNPVFAYLLDTFARPNPFEPELFVPIDEEALERKYDMLDCHESQMYEWLPYNKGNLDAVPEGGEARRTWLESDPHPGLRKMREAADRFRDGLIERFGAERGRAIEYVEAFEISEYGSPLSLEVEEELSSL, from the coding sequence ATGTCGCTCAGTTTGCTCGTCATCGGTGCTCACCCGGACGATCCCGATATCAAGGCCGGGGGACTCGCGTGTGCGGGTGCGGCCGCCGGCCACGACGTCCTGTTCGTCTCGATGACCGACGGGCGGGGTGGCCACCACGAGGACCACGGCGAAGGGCTCGTGAGGAGGCGGCGCGAAGAGGCGGCTGCCGCGGCAGCGACTGCCGGGATATCCTACCGAGTGCTCGACACGCCGGACGGACGGCTCCGACCAACCCTCGACCGACGCGAGGAGCTCGTCCGGCTGATCCGCGAGACCGACCCGGACGTGGTCTTCACCCATCGAACGAACGACTACCACCCGGATCACCGCTACACCTCCCAGCTGGTTCGCGATGCGGCCTACACCGTGACCGTCCCGAACGTCTGCCCCGAGACCCCGATACTGGAGACCAACCCCGTTTTCGCGTACCTCCTCGACACGTTCGCCCGTCCGAACCCGTTCGAGCCGGAGCTCTTCGTCCCGATCGACGAGGAGGCCCTCGAACGGAAGTACGACATGCTCGACTGTCACGAATCACAGATGTATGAGTGGCTTCCCTACAACAAGGGTAACCTGGACGCGGTGCCGGAAGGCGGTGAGGCGAGACGTACCTGGCTGGAGTCGGATCCACACCCCGGACTGCGGAAGATGCGGGAGGCAGCCGACCGGTTCCGCGACGGACTGATCGAACGGTTCGGAGCGGAGCGTGGCCGTGCCATCGAGTACGTCGAGGCGTTCGAGATCTCGGAGTACGGGAGTCCCCTCTCCCTGGAAGTCGAAGAGGAACTCTCCTCACTGTAG
- a CDS encoding NAD-dependent epimerase/dehydratase family protein, which translates to MNNLGDHVLVTGGAGFIGSHLVDRLADAGHRVTVVDDLSGGTHEWLPEGTTLVEGDLTERAVVERALTEDVDFVFHLAASKRVDTDRPREQFERNSEMTYNVLERMDEVGVERLGYTSSSTVYGDAPRPTPEDYAPLHPISVYGASKLADEGLISTYAHSHGLRAWTFRFANIVGPRLRGAVIPDFIEKLRADPETLEILGNGRQEKSFMHVSDCIDAMAYAIGHADRPMNVHNLGTRTTTSVTSIADIVADAMGLDPTYEYTGGDRGWTGDVPKMCLSIQKLAVLGYEPELSSDEAVRRAAEELLEGIANDRDVPQAVSEPPRSDG; encoded by the coding sequence ATGAATAATCTCGGAGATCACGTCCTCGTGACGGGCGGTGCGGGGTTCATCGGTTCGCACCTCGTCGACCGACTCGCCGACGCCGGGCACAGGGTGACCGTCGTGGACGACCTCTCGGGCGGCACCCACGAGTGGCTTCCCGAGGGCACGACGCTCGTGGAGGGAGACCTCACGGAGCGGGCGGTCGTCGAACGGGCGCTCACGGAGGACGTCGACTTCGTCTTCCACCTCGCCGCCTCGAAGCGGGTCGACACCGACCGGCCGCGCGAGCAGTTCGAGCGGAACAGCGAGATGACGTACAACGTCCTCGAACGGATGGACGAGGTCGGGGTCGAGCGACTGGGGTACACCTCCTCGTCGACCGTCTACGGTGACGCTCCCCGGCCGACGCCGGAGGACTACGCCCCGCTGCACCCGATCAGCGTCTACGGGGCGAGCAAACTCGCCGACGAGGGGCTGATCTCGACGTACGCTCACTCTCACGGGCTCCGGGCGTGGACGTTCAGGTTCGCGAACATCGTCGGACCAAGGCTCAGGGGGGCGGTGATCCCCGACTTCATCGAGAAGCTCCGGGCGGACCCCGAAACCCTCGAGATCCTCGGAAACGGCCGCCAGGAGAAGTCGTTCATGCACGTCTCCGACTGCATCGACGCGATGGCCTACGCGATCGGTCACGCCGACCGGCCGATGAACGTCCACAACCTGGGCACCCGAACGACGACGTCGGTCACGTCCATCGCGGATATCGTCGCGGACGCGATGGGTCTCGATCCGACCTACGAGTACACCGGCGGCGACCGGGGCTGGACAGGCGACGTCCCGAAGATGTGTCTCTCGATCCAGAAACTCGCCGTGCTGGGCTACGAGCCCGAACTCTCGAGCGACGAGGCGGTCCGCCGGGCGGCAGAGGAGCTCCTGGAGGGGATCGCAAACGATCGGGACGTCCCACAGGCGGTGTCGGAGCCCCCGCGGTCGGACGGCTGA
- a CDS encoding universal stress protein: MTLETILLAVGPKDSGRVEQLAEAAIEVAAPAGATVVLAHVFTEEEYDELLGELHIDRDSEEATPDEVADRHATIRELVGAMNAMEIDHEIRGVVGDRAERITELASTLGADRVIIGGRQRRPSGKAVFGSTAQEVLLTAPCPVTFVRVET; encoded by the coding sequence ATGACGCTCGAAACGATCCTGCTGGCGGTCGGGCCGAAGGACTCCGGACGCGTCGAGCAGCTCGCAGAGGCGGCGATCGAAGTGGCAGCGCCGGCCGGCGCGACGGTCGTGCTGGCCCACGTTTTCACCGAGGAGGAGTACGACGAGCTGCTCGGCGAACTCCACATCGACCGGGACAGCGAGGAGGCGACCCCGGACGAGGTCGCAGACCGCCACGCGACGATCCGCGAACTCGTCGGCGCGATGAACGCGATGGAGATCGACCACGAGATCCGTGGCGTGGTCGGCGATCGCGCCGAGCGCATCACGGAGCTCGCGTCGACGCTCGGGGCGGATCGGGTGATCATCGGCGGACGCCAGCGACGACCCAGCGGGAAGGCGGTCTTCGGCTCCACCGCCCAGGAAGTGTTGCTGACCGCACCCTGTCCGGTGACGTTCGTCCGGGTCGAGACCTGA
- a CDS encoding MFS transporter: MRSATHHLREANRHWRDGRGKILAAIAAGWALSIGVRLAYPVMLPYLQTAYGLTLTTAGLLLSVLWIAYALGQLPGGLLADRIGEGTTMVLSMALAAGTLTLVIVGASAPVLFLATALFGFATALFGVVRITAISAVYPERIGTAFGLISAAGDVGNTLFPPAAGLVAAAVAWQLGFGLAVPMFALVALAVWVVVPARTSEETPGEGLSLDAARYLLGELHERPILLALAFQIVGVSVWNAFTGFFPTYLIDVKGLSATVAGGVFALYFALGIVIKPFSGTAYDRIGARVSLVVICLVSGTGLVALTLVEGFWPVVAVTALLSAMLGRGTITLSYLTVALADDVLNTGLGTLRTIYMTVGAASPLLFGAIADLGFFDEAFLVLAVLTGLSIPLVLALPEV, from the coding sequence GTGCGCTCAGCCACACACCACCTCCGCGAAGCGAACCGACACTGGCGGGACGGCCGCGGGAAGATACTGGCCGCCATCGCGGCCGGGTGGGCGCTCTCGATCGGCGTTCGGCTGGCCTATCCGGTCATGCTCCCCTACCTGCAGACCGCCTACGGGCTCACGCTCACGACCGCCGGCTTGCTGTTGAGCGTCCTCTGGATCGCCTACGCGCTCGGCCAGCTCCCGGGGGGTCTGCTCGCCGACCGGATCGGCGAGGGGACGACGATGGTCCTGAGCATGGCGCTCGCGGCGGGGACGCTCACGCTCGTGATCGTCGGGGCGAGCGCCCCGGTGCTCTTTCTCGCGACGGCGCTGTTCGGTTTCGCGACGGCGCTGTTCGGCGTCGTCCGGATCACCGCGATCTCCGCCGTCTACCCTGAGCGGATCGGGACCGCCTTCGGGCTGATCTCTGCGGCAGGTGACGTCGGGAACACGCTCTTTCCGCCCGCCGCCGGCCTCGTCGCCGCGGCGGTCGCCTGGCAGCTCGGCTTCGGGCTCGCGGTCCCGATGTTCGCGCTCGTCGCGCTCGCCGTCTGGGTCGTCGTCCCCGCCCGGACCTCCGAGGAGACGCCCGGGGAGGGGCTCTCGCTCGACGCCGCTCGCTACCTCCTCGGAGAGCTGCACGAGCGCCCGATCCTGCTCGCGCTGGCGTTCCAGATCGTCGGCGTCTCCGTCTGGAACGCCTTCACGGGCTTCTTCCCGACCTACCTGATCGACGTGAAGGGGCTCTCCGCGACCGTCGCCGGTGGGGTCTTCGCGCTCTACTTCGCGCTCGGGATCGTGATCAAGCCGTTTTCGGGCACCGCCTACGACCGGATCGGTGCGCGCGTCTCGCTGGTCGTCATCTGTCTCGTCTCGGGCACCGGTCTGGTGGCGCTCACGCTCGTAGAGGGGTTCTGGCCGGTCGTCGCCGTCACCGCGCTCCTGAGCGCGATGCTCGGACGGGGGACGATCACCCTCTCGTACCTGACGGTCGCGCTCGCCGACGACGTGCTCAACACCGGTCTCGGCACCCTACGAACGATCTACATGACCGTCGGCGCGGCGAGCCCGCTGCTGTTCGGGGCGATCGCCGACCTCGGCTTCTTCGACGAGGCGTTTCTCGTACTCGCCGTCCTGACCGGGCTGTCGATCCCGCTCGTTCTGGCTCTCCCCGAGGTCTGA
- a CDS encoding nuclear transport factor 2 family protein: MATTKEILDHHWAAFTEQDLEAIMEDYVDGSVVITNMGTYTGLSEIEGLFESLFGDLGQTGSTLKLEQEEIDGELAYVVWNGETPDNNYEFCTDTFLIRDDAIVSQTFAGLVEPK; this comes from the coding sequence ATGGCGACGACGAAGGAGATACTGGACCACCACTGGGCGGCGTTCACCGAACAGGACCTCGAGGCGATCATGGAGGACTACGTCGACGGATCGGTCGTTATCACGAACATGGGGACGTACACCGGACTCTCGGAGATCGAGGGACTGTTCGAGAGCCTCTTCGGGGATCTCGGCCAGACGGGCTCGACCCTGAAGCTAGAACAGGAGGAGATCGACGGCGAACTCGCCTACGTCGTCTGGAACGGCGAGACGCCCGACAACAACTACGAGTTCTGCACCGATACGTTCCTCATCAGGGACGATGCCATCGTCTCACAGACGTTCGCCGGGCTGGTCGAGCCGAAGTGA
- a CDS encoding M20 family metallopeptidase: protein MASDTDLAEVSRAVDELEREAVEFLQAMVRTPSVNPPGEYTAILDRLRERYEGYGWEVDVVWAPEELCSELGLEHPRPNVLASVSRGEGPTIALNAHIDTVPVDESKWSYDPFGAEIDDGRLYGRGARDSKGRIAAYTLAARALEESGLLPGDATLVLALTADEETGGEAGAGYVVESGALEPDYAIVEGSTYAVEYASSGVLTFRVHVDGVSAHAGLEPETGANAVVGASRIVAELDRYGRELAGAESTVPGVGSATCTPSVIDGGVKSNVVPSSCSVVVDRRVPPDHDVESAEREFRAVVEAVDLPPGTTAAVETLGGTKPFLSAPDDPHVRAVKRNADAVFGEVPVRGTRGGSDAGHFHAGGAATLKFGPGGTDSNVHGPDENLSLSQLRDAAVVVAASVREIARGVD from the coding sequence ATGGCTTCCGACACCGATCTCGCCGAGGTATCCAGAGCCGTCGACGAACTCGAACGGGAGGCGGTCGAGTTCCTGCAGGCGATGGTTCGGACCCCGAGCGTCAACCCACCGGGTGAGTACACGGCGATCCTCGACCGCCTCCGCGAGCGGTACGAGGGTTACGGCTGGGAGGTCGACGTCGTCTGGGCTCCCGAGGAGCTGTGTTCGGAGCTCGGACTCGAGCACCCGCGTCCGAACGTCCTCGCGTCCGTCTCCCGGGGCGAGGGGCCGACGATCGCGCTCAACGCCCACATCGACACGGTACCGGTCGACGAGTCGAAATGGAGCTACGACCCGTTCGGAGCGGAGATCGACGACGGGCGGCTCTACGGCCGGGGCGCTCGCGACTCGAAGGGACGGATCGCGGCGTACACGCTCGCCGCCCGCGCGCTCGAGGAGAGCGGTCTCCTTCCAGGAGACGCGACACTCGTGCTCGCGCTGACCGCCGACGAGGAGACTGGCGGCGAGGCGGGTGCCGGCTACGTCGTCGAGAGCGGTGCGCTCGAACCCGACTACGCCATCGTGGAGGGGAGTACCTACGCGGTCGAGTACGCCTCGTCCGGCGTGCTCACGTTCCGCGTCCACGTCGACGGCGTCTCCGCACACGCCGGCCTCGAACCGGAGACGGGAGCGAACGCGGTCGTCGGTGCCTCGCGGATCGTCGCCGAACTCGACCGCTACGGGAGGGAACTCGCCGGAGCGGAGAGCACGGTGCCCGGCGTCGGGAGTGCGACCTGCACCCCCTCGGTGATCGACGGCGGCGTGAAGAGCAACGTGGTACCGTCGTCGTGTTCGGTCGTCGTCGATCGCCGGGTGCCGCCGGATCACGACGTCGAGAGCGCGGAACGGGAGTTCCGGGCCGTGGTAGAGGCGGTCGATCTTCCACCGGGGACGACAGCAGCCGTGGAGACGCTTGGCGGGACGAAGCCGTTTCTCTCCGCCCCCGATGACCCCCACGTCCGAGCGGTCAAACGCAACGCGGACGCGGTCTTCGGGGAGGTCCCGGTTCGCGGGACACGTGGCGGATCGGATGCCGGTCACTTCCACGCGGGCGGGGCCGCGACGCTCAAGTTCGGCCCCGGCGGGACGGACTCGAACGTCCACGGCCCGGACGAGAACCTCTCGCTCTCACAGCTCCGGGACGCGGCCGTCGTGGTGGCCGCGAGCGTTCGGGAGATCGCTCGCGGCGTGGACTGA
- a CDS encoding universal stress protein, which produces MAERILVPVTYSEESEKAVEFAVSRFPEAEIRVIHVINPSYHYGTEGYFDYGHIIEAEEKNAEELFERVREVADSHGVEITAETRTGQTPRTIIAYAEDEGVDQIILGSRGRSGISRLLLGSVAEAVTRRSPVPVTVVR; this is translated from the coding sequence ATGGCAGAACGCATCCTCGTCCCGGTCACCTACTCCGAGGAGTCCGAGAAGGCCGTCGAGTTCGCCGTCAGCCGGTTTCCCGAGGCCGAGATACGGGTGATCCACGTGATCAACCCGAGCTACCACTACGGTACGGAAGGCTACTTCGACTACGGCCACATCATCGAGGCCGAGGAGAAGAACGCCGAGGAGCTCTTCGAGCGAGTGAGAGAGGTCGCCGACTCACACGGCGTCGAGATCACGGCCGAGACCCGGACCGGACAGACCCCTCGGACGATCATCGCGTACGCCGAGGACGAGGGGGTCGACCAGATCATCCTCGGTAGCCGCGGTCGCTCCGGCATCTCCCGGCTCCTGCTCGGAAGCGTCGCGGAGGCGGTGACCCGGCGCTCGCCGGTGCCGGTCACGGTCGTCCGGTGA
- a CDS encoding universal stress protein — protein MNRVVVPVRYPLSAGSKRALREACSVAAERDADIVVLHVDLYQNGRKVRRSTLRAAVETEVGPLPGAEYVIRSGYLFSETIREEIDAQDAEVVVIGRGRDALWRRVLSRATGRRSLAATLSESVDCSIIEVSA, from the coding sequence GTGAACCGTGTCGTGGTCCCGGTTCGGTATCCCCTCTCCGCGGGATCGAAACGGGCGTTGAGGGAGGCGTGTTCGGTCGCGGCGGAACGGGACGCCGACATCGTCGTCCTGCACGTCGATCTGTATCAGAACGGGCGAAAAGTACGACGAAGCACCCTTCGGGCGGCGGTCGAGACGGAGGTCGGCCCGCTGCCTGGCGCGGAGTACGTGATCCGATCGGGCTACCTCTTCAGCGAGACGATCCGCGAGGAGATCGACGCTCAGGACGCCGAGGTGGTCGTCATCGGTCGCGGGCGCGACGCGCTCTGGCGGCGGGTCCTGAGCAGAGCGACCGGCCGTCGGTCGCTCGCGGCGACGCTCTCCGAAAGCGTCGACTGCTCGATCATCGAGGTGAGCGCGTAA